From Paenibacillus sp. V4I7, one genomic window encodes:
- a CDS encoding copper amine oxidase N-terminal domain-containing protein: MKLNSLKKEVTLLLALIVFLASTIVAPAAHAVSTSSSFILLYIDKSEAFVNEEQIHLESPSTIINGSTFVPAKFLGDTMGFKVEWNDASRTIQMTPPGYDIVLDVDHKTVTTNGVDTPFDTVAAIVNGKLLVKLTWLADYMGAKYKYNNELRRVEIVHFKSPEGIYIDQDSNSRPVAKFTTAKPTYRLGEPVKYLDLSYDPDAEGIASYDWAGNQEAFFKPGKYPVTLTVKDRHGHVSKLFKSFVTVVNEPYLTEVEYPIYTKPVGGFIKSDWGTIWAHFNEMPLLPKKVTEVPGRTLLVSDSPEEFFESGILYRDNINGKARLYADHINGTKQKMTMAIFATNNSDKPVKIKTTNKGEVYPSVYANLIGSEASVDFLLGNVYTDELTVPPHETYVYAKLPDFYPGQGVNLFYDVETDGELQISFGVTDRMLTPTIAQELPLLGFTGHVRGTFPISEIKWDIDATSFTKTSVLTIGDNKTDPFVKGYDVMRKQNVENGGNYGVVYKIHADKPRKMAVMIMAKGGVFKGPFKINGEIIPVPYSGVITAFDGMQVLARTTGTEDALDIEFTPPAGSAFPIDLIFYPMEDKK, translated from the coding sequence ATGAAATTGAATTCGCTAAAAAAAGAGGTTACCCTCCTGCTTGCGTTGATCGTGTTTCTTGCTAGTACGATCGTAGCACCGGCAGCTCATGCGGTATCGACAAGCTCGTCCTTCATTTTACTTTATATCGATAAGTCAGAAGCGTTCGTGAATGAGGAGCAAATCCATTTGGAGTCTCCGTCTACGATTATCAATGGCAGTACATTCGTACCTGCTAAGTTTCTTGGGGATACGATGGGTTTCAAGGTGGAGTGGAATGATGCTTCACGGACCATACAGATGACTCCTCCGGGTTACGACATTGTTCTCGATGTTGATCATAAGACGGTGACGACTAATGGGGTAGATACACCTTTCGACACGGTTGCTGCGATCGTAAATGGGAAGCTTCTGGTGAAGCTTACTTGGTTGGCAGACTATATGGGCGCAAAGTATAAATATAACAACGAACTCCGTCGAGTGGAAATCGTACACTTTAAGTCGCCTGAGGGCATCTACATTGACCAGGATAGCAATTCCAGACCGGTAGCCAAGTTTACAACAGCGAAGCCTACATACCGTCTTGGAGAGCCTGTGAAGTATCTTGATCTAAGCTATGATCCCGATGCGGAAGGTATTGCGTCCTATGATTGGGCAGGCAATCAGGAAGCTTTTTTCAAACCAGGTAAATATCCGGTTACTTTGACAGTTAAAGATCGTCACGGGCATGTAAGTAAATTGTTCAAGAGCTTTGTAACGGTAGTTAACGAACCCTATTTGACTGAAGTGGAATACCCGATTTATACGAAGCCGGTTGGTGGTTTCATCAAGTCGGACTGGGGCACGATTTGGGCTCATTTCAATGAGATGCCTCTTTTGCCTAAGAAAGTAACTGAGGTTCCAGGACGTACGCTTCTAGTGAGTGACAGTCCGGAAGAGTTTTTTGAGAGTGGTATTTTGTACCGCGACAACATCAATGGTAAGGCACGACTGTATGCCGATCACATCAATGGTACGAAGCAAAAGATGACCATGGCCATATTTGCAACGAATAACTCGGATAAACCGGTTAAAATCAAGACAACGAACAAAGGAGAGGTATATCCTTCCGTTTATGCGAATTTGATCGGTAGTGAAGCGTCTGTTGACTTCCTTTTAGGCAATGTATACACGGACGAACTGACGGTTCCTCCTCATGAGACTTACGTGTATGCGAAGCTTCCGGACTTTTATCCGGGGCAGGGTGTGAACTTATTTTACGATGTGGAAACAGACGGTGAGCTGCAAATCTCATTCGGTGTAACGGATCGCATGCTGACGCCAACGATTGCACAAGAGCTTCCGTTATTGGGCTTCACAGGCCATGTACGAGGGACGTTCCCGATATCGGAGATTAAATGGGATATAGACGCCACAAGCTTCACAAAAACGTCGGTACTAACGATCGGGGATAACAAGACAGATCCGTTCGTTAAAGGGTATGACGTGATGCGGAAGCAGAATGTCGAGAACGGCGGTAATTATGGCGTAGTCTATAAAATCCATGCGGATAAGCCGCGCAAAATGGCTGTAATGATTATGGCCAAAGGCGGCGTGTTCAAAGGACCGTTCAAAATAAACGGTGAGATCATTCCGGTACCATATTCCGGTGTCATCACAGCATTTGACGGAATGCAAGTGCTCGCTCGTACAACGGGTACGGAAGATGCGCTGGACATCGAGTTCACGCCTCCGGCAGGCTCGGCTTTCCCGATTGACCTGATTTTCTATCCGATGGAAGATAAAAAATAA
- a CDS encoding HPr family phosphocarrier protein — protein sequence MSRRPVVVKLRTGLHARPAALFVQEANKFSSEIFVEKDEKKVNAKSIMGIMSLAISTGTEVFISAEGSDAEQAVNALVTLVSKEELENQ from the coding sequence ATGTCCAGACGTCCAGTCGTTGTGAAGTTGAGAACAGGACTTCATGCCAGACCTGCGGCATTGTTTGTTCAAGAGGCGAATAAATTTTCATCTGAGATCTTTGTTGAGAAAGATGAAAAGAAAGTGAATGCGAAAAGCATCATGGGAATTATGAGTCTTGCGATCAGTACAGGGACCGAAGTCTTCATAAGTGCAGAAGGTTCGGACGCCGAGCAGGCTGTAAACGCTTTAGTCACATTAGTCAGCAAGGAAGAATTGGAAAACCAATAA
- the yvcK gene encoding YvcK family protein, whose amino-acid sequence MEHVELQRKPRIVVIGGGTGLSVMLRGLKEKPVDITAIVTVADDGGSSGILRNELQMPPPGDIRSVLTALADVEPLLSLILQYRFQVGTGLAGHSLGNLILAALTDITGDFVTAVQEMNRVFAVRGRVLPASNQAIVLKAIMEDGTLVVGESKIPKADGRIKRVFIEPANVTPLAEAVQAIREADAILCGPGSLYTSLLPNLLVPGIAEEIVKSNAVKLFICNVMTQPGETDDYSVSDHLDAIYDHLGQHLFDYVIVNNGEIPPQVQARYAEKGSKAVHLDLEEVTKRGYRIIADRLVLFRTYLRHDAEKLSDHIYQLVESWMLRKK is encoded by the coding sequence ATGGAACATGTTGAATTACAACGCAAGCCCAGAATAGTCGTTATTGGCGGTGGAACAGGTCTTTCGGTTATGCTTAGAGGATTGAAGGAGAAGCCGGTTGATATTACAGCCATTGTGACGGTAGCCGATGATGGAGGAAGCTCTGGTATTCTCCGGAATGAATTGCAGATGCCGCCTCCAGGTGACATTCGCAGCGTGCTAACGGCCCTTGCTGATGTCGAGCCCTTGTTGTCGCTTATTTTGCAATATAGATTTCAGGTGGGTACAGGTTTAGCTGGACACAGTCTGGGAAATCTAATACTAGCAGCTCTTACGGATATTACAGGTGACTTTGTCACTGCGGTTCAGGAGATGAATCGGGTATTTGCTGTCAGAGGCCGGGTGCTTCCCGCATCGAATCAAGCTATCGTGTTGAAAGCGATCATGGAAGATGGTACCTTAGTCGTAGGCGAGTCCAAGATTCCAAAAGCGGATGGACGCATCAAGCGTGTATTCATCGAGCCGGCCAACGTGACACCGCTAGCTGAAGCCGTTCAAGCTATACGCGAAGCGGATGCTATATTATGCGGCCCCGGCAGTTTATATACCAGCTTGCTGCCGAATCTACTTGTCCCTGGGATCGCGGAAGAGATTGTGAAATCGAATGCTGTAAAGTTGTTCATCTGCAATGTGATGACACAGCCAGGCGAAACCGACGACTACTCAGTCAGCGATCATCTGGATGCCATTTATGATCACTTGGGCCAACATTTGTTTGACTATGTGATTGTGAATAATGGGGAAATCCCTCCGCAAGTCCAGGCGAGATATGCGGAAAAGGGTTCGAAAGCGGTTCATTTGGACCTAGAAGAAGTCACGAAGAGAGGGTATCGGATTATCGCTGATCGACTCGTGCTATTTCGTACCTACCTTCGTCATGATGCAGAGAAATTGAGTGACCATATTTATCAGCTCGTCGAAAGCTGGATGTTAAGGAAGAAGTGA